A genomic window from Pseudocitrobacter corydidari includes:
- a CDS encoding DUF596 domain-containing protein, which translates to MEEVRIKLAKKWAIPEWSIQVQIDCFKSAFPDSEEEMDDGIKEIK; encoded by the coding sequence ATGGAAGAGGTGAGAATTAAGCTTGCAAAAAAATGGGCGATTCCTGAATGGAGCATACAAGTGCAAATAGATTGCTTTAAATCTGCTTTTCCCGATAGTGAAGAAGAAATGGATGATGGAATTAAAGAAATCAAATGA
- a CDS encoding MFS transporter: MTTQESSSTILKKNKRVLIASLTGSSIEWFDYFLYGTAAALVFNKIFFPMVDPVIGLILSYLSFSLTFFIRPIGGVLFAHIGDRIGRKKTLVLTLSLMGGATVMIGLLPTYDQIGIWAPILLILMRIIQGMGIGGEWGGALLLAYEYAPEKRKGFFGSIPQAGVTIGMLMATFIVSLMTLFSEEQFLSWGWRIPFLMSAVLVLLGLWIRKDIDETPEFKKVKQSGQVAKAPLRDTLTHHWREVLIAAGLKVVETAPFYIFSTFVVSYATTTLAYQKSQVLEAVTLGALVATVMIPLMGLLSDKIGRKRMYAVSVALLGLFIVPWFMLLDTGATWAIMLATVVMFGILWAPITAVLGTLCSEIFSANVRYTGITLGYQIGAALAGGTAPLIATGLLAKYDGDWVPVAWYLGATVTISLIAIFFASRSRRIDAVNVQTSGL; encoded by the coding sequence ATGACGACGCAAGAAAGCAGCAGTACGATCCTGAAAAAAAACAAACGGGTCCTGATTGCCAGTTTGACCGGCAGCTCCATTGAATGGTTTGATTATTTTCTGTACGGCACGGCCGCAGCGCTGGTGTTTAATAAAATATTCTTCCCGATGGTTGACCCGGTTATTGGCCTCATCCTCTCGTACCTCTCCTTCTCGCTGACTTTCTTTATACGCCCGATTGGCGGCGTACTCTTTGCCCACATTGGCGACCGTATTGGCCGTAAAAAAACGCTGGTGCTGACGCTCTCACTAATGGGCGGAGCAACCGTCATGATTGGTCTGCTACCGACCTACGATCAGATTGGCATTTGGGCGCCCATTCTGCTGATTCTGATGCGTATTATTCAGGGGATGGGAATTGGCGGTGAATGGGGAGGCGCGCTGCTGCTGGCTTATGAATATGCGCCAGAAAAACGCAAAGGATTTTTCGGCAGCATTCCGCAAGCGGGCGTGACCATTGGTATGCTGATGGCGACCTTTATCGTGTCGCTGATGACGCTGTTTAGCGAGGAGCAGTTTCTCTCATGGGGCTGGCGCATTCCGTTCCTGATGAGTGCGGTGCTGGTGTTGCTGGGGCTGTGGATCCGTAAAGATATCGATGAGACGCCAGAGTTTAAGAAGGTGAAGCAGTCCGGTCAGGTGGCGAAAGCGCCGCTTCGCGACACGCTGACGCATCACTGGCGTGAAGTGTTGATTGCGGCAGGTCTGAAAGTTGTCGAAACCGCGCCGTTCTATATTTTCTCAACCTTCGTCGTAAGCTATGCCACGACCACCCTCGCCTACCAGAAATCACAGGTGCTGGAGGCCGTCACGCTCGGCGCACTGGTTGCGACGGTAATGATTCCACTGATGGGGTTACTGTCTGATAAAATTGGCCGCAAACGCATGTACGCGGTGAGCGTCGCGCTGCTGGGTCTTTTTATCGTGCCGTGGTTTATGCTGCTGGATACCGGCGCCACCTGGGCGATTATGCTGGCGACCGTGGTGATGTTCGGTATTCTCTGGGCACCGATCACCGCCGTGCTGGGCACGCTGTGTTCGGAAATTTTTAGCGCGAATGTGCGTTACACCGGAATTACGCTGGGTTATCAGATTGGCGCGGCATTAGCTGGCGGCACCGCCCCGCTTATCGCCACCGGCCTGCTGGCGAAATATGACGGTGATTGGGTTCCGGTTGCATGGTACCTGGGCGCAACGGTCACCATCTCGCTGATTGCCATCTTCTTTGCCAGCCGTAGCCGTCGAATTGATGCGGTGAACGTGCAGACGTCAGGGCTGTAA
- a CDS encoding YdcF family protein: MLTTLPQLPDSTLTAANLLGSWLAQNDFASRPQPDDFEVVVLAGNAVIPVIDAACQLATYEGKTLLISGGIGHSTTFLYAAIAQHPRYNTLRTTGLSEAAILAEIAHQFWKIPRENILVEDASTNCGENARFTRRMLDTQAIAVKKGIVVQDPTMQRRTMATFEHVWQKAENAPHWRSYPGCQPELFNGENGVAFKGDDTGLWPVERYLSLIIGELPRIRDDEQGYGPRGKNFIAHVDIPLAVEQAWQQLTQDATLREMSAMRALR; this comes from the coding sequence ATGCTAACGACATTGCCACAATTACCCGATAGCACACTTACGGCTGCCAATTTGCTGGGGAGCTGGCTTGCGCAAAATGATTTTGCCTCCCGACCTCAACCAGACGATTTTGAAGTGGTGGTGCTGGCTGGGAACGCCGTTATTCCTGTTATCGATGCAGCCTGTCAGCTGGCGACGTATGAGGGAAAAACGCTGTTGATCAGCGGCGGAATCGGCCATTCAACGACCTTTCTGTATGCCGCGATAGCCCAGCATCCGCGCTATAACACCCTGCGTACCACCGGGTTGTCTGAAGCGGCAATCCTTGCGGAGATTGCGCATCAATTCTGGAAAATCCCGCGCGAGAATATTCTGGTGGAGGATGCATCGACGAACTGCGGTGAAAATGCGCGTTTTACCCGACGCATGTTAGATACCCAGGCGATTGCCGTTAAAAAGGGTATCGTTGTGCAGGACCCAACCATGCAGCGTCGTACGATGGCGACGTTTGAACATGTCTGGCAGAAAGCGGAAAATGCGCCGCACTGGCGGAGTTATCCCGGATGTCAGCCGGAGCTCTTCAACGGTGAAAACGGCGTAGCGTTTAAAGGAGATGACACCGGATTGTGGCCAGTAGAACGATATCTCTCATTAATTATCGGGGAATTACCACGTATACGTGATGATGAACAGGGATACGGGCCGCGCGGTAAAAACTTTATTGCTCACGTGGATATACCGCTGGCGGTCGAGCAGGCCTGGCAGCAGTTAACGCAAGACGCCACGCTGCGCGAAATGTCGGCCATGCGGGCATTGCGCTAA
- a CDS encoding lysozyme inhibitor LprI family protein gives MKIKMLMLLFIPCALWANDFCTDIQVSDQVFDCAKETFTNHDAEINKTYKALLSDIKKRYSSEPETGAEVIEKIKISQRAWIHFRDANCPVFTLDVEAGSQVYETSLYDCESEMTIKRTEELKTILKSL, from the coding sequence ATGAAAATAAAAATGCTTATGCTTTTATTTATCCCATGTGCACTCTGGGCGAATGATTTTTGTACAGATATTCAAGTATCAGATCAAGTTTTCGATTGTGCAAAAGAAACATTTACTAACCACGATGCGGAAATAAATAAAACCTATAAAGCACTTCTGTCTGACATCAAAAAAAGATATTCATCTGAACCAGAGACAGGTGCTGAAGTTATTGAGAAAATAAAGATCTCGCAAAGAGCGTGGATTCATTTTCGAGATGCCAATTGTCCTGTTTTTACCTTGGATGTCGAAGCTGGCTCACAAGTTTATGAAACATCGTTATATGATTGTGAGAGTGAGATGACGATTAAGAGAACAGAGGAGTTAAAGACAATATTGAAAAGTCTATAG
- a CDS encoding aldo/keto reductase family oxidoreductase, which yields MSNNSGTFTLGTKSVKRLGYGAMQLAGPGVFGPPKDRHVAITVLREALALGVNHIDTSDFYGPHVTNQIIREALHPYPDDLTIVTKIGARRGKDASWLPAFSPEELKQAVHDNLRNLGLDVLDVVNLRVMLGDGHGPAEGSIEANFTVLAELQQQGLVKHIGLSNVTPTQVAEARKIAEIVCVQNEYNIAHRADDALIDALAHDGIAYVPFFPLGGFTPLQSSTLSDVAASLGATPMQVALAWLLQRSPNILLIPGTSSVGHLRENMAAGELSLSGDVLATLDSIAKNAG from the coding sequence ATGAGCAACAACAGTGGTACGTTTACTCTCGGTACAAAATCGGTAAAACGACTGGGTTATGGTGCGATGCAGTTGGCTGGCCCCGGCGTTTTTGGGCCGCCAAAAGATCGCCATGTTGCTATTACGGTATTGCGTGAAGCGCTGGCGCTGGGTGTGAATCATATCGACACCAGTGACTTTTATGGCCCACACGTGACAAACCAGATTATCCGCGAAGCCCTGCATCCGTATCCGGATGACCTGACGATAGTCACCAAAATTGGCGCGCGTCGCGGGAAAGACGCTTCATGGCTTCCGGCGTTTTCGCCTGAAGAACTCAAGCAGGCAGTACACGATAACCTGCGTAACCTCGGCCTGGACGTGCTGGATGTGGTTAACCTGCGCGTGATGCTCGGCGACGGTCACGGCCCGGCAGAAGGGTCGATTGAAGCTAACTTTACCGTACTGGCCGAACTGCAACAGCAGGGGCTGGTGAAGCATATCGGCCTGAGCAACGTTACACCGACGCAGGTCGCTGAAGCGCGTAAAATTGCGGAAATTGTCTGCGTGCAGAACGAGTACAACATCGCGCACCGTGCCGACGACGCGTTGATTGATGCGCTGGCGCATGACGGTATCGCATACGTACCGTTCTTCCCGCTCGGTGGTTTTACGCCGCTGCAATCGTCAACGCTTTCTGACGTTGCCGCAAGCCTTGGCGCAACGCCGATGCAGGTGGCGCTGGCGTGGTTGTTGCAACGTTCGCCGAATATCCTGTTGATTCCAGGTACTTCTTCAGTGGGGCATCTGCGGGAAAATATGGCGGCGGGAGAATTGAGTTTATCTGGTGACGTGCTGGCAACGCTGGACAGCATTGCGAAAAATGCGGGTTAA
- the hrpA gene encoding ATP-dependent RNA helicase HrpA, with product MTEQQKLTFATLNQQLDALTLRDKQRFARRLHGVKKVKNPDAQQAIYQEMAKEIEQAAGKVLLREAARPDITYPDNLPVSQKKQDILEAVRDNQVVIVAGETGSGKTTQLPKICMELGRGIKGLIGHTQPRRLAARTVANRIAEELKTEPGGCIGYKVRFSDHVSDNTTVKLMTDGILLAEIQQDRLLMQYDTIIIDEAHERSLNIDFLLGYLKELLPRRPDLKIIITSATIDPERFSRHFNNAPIIEVSGRTYPVEVRYRPIVEEADDTERDQLQAIFDAVDELGRESAGDILIFMSGEREIRDTADALSKRDLRHTEILPLYARLSNSEQNRVFQSHSGRRIVLATNVAETSLTVPGIKYVIDPGTARISRYSFRTKVQRLPIEPVSQASANQRKGRCGRVSEGICIRLYSEDDFLSRPEFTDPEILRTNLASVILQMTALGLGDIAAFPFVEAPDKRNIQDGVRLLEELGAITTDEQQTAYKLTPLGRQLSQLPVDPRLARMVLEAQKHGCVREAMIITSALSIQDPRERPMDKQQASDEKHRRFHDKESDFLAFVNLWNYLGEQQKALSSNAFRRQCRTDFLNYLRVREWQDIYTQLRQVVKELGIPVNSEPAEYREIHIALLTGLLSHIGMKDADKQEFTGARNARFSIFPGSGLFKKPPKWTMVAELVETSRLWGRIAARIDPEWVEPVAQHLIKRSYSEPHWERAQGAVMATEKVTVYGLPIVAARKVNYSQIDPALCRELFIRHALVEGDWQTRHAFFRDNLKLRSEIEELEHKSRRRDILVDDETLFEFYDQRISHDVISARHFDNWWKKASRETPDLLNFEKSMLIKEGAEKVSKLDYPNFWHQGNLKLRLSYQFEPGADADGVTVHIPLPLLNQVEESGFEWQIPGLRRELIIALIKSLPKPVRRNFVPAPNYAEAFLGRATPLELPLLDSLERELRRMTGVTVDRDAWQWDQVPDHLKITFRVVDDKNKKLQEGRSLQALKDTLKGKVQETLSAVADDGIEQSGLHIWSFGNLPDHYEQKRGNYKVKAWPALVDERESVAIKLFDNPQEQQQAMWRGLRRLLLLNIPSPIKYLHEKLPNKAKLGLYFNPYGKVLDLIDDCISCGVDKLIDEAGGPVWTEEGFTKLHDKVRAELNETVVEIAKQVEQILTAVFNINKRLKGRVDMTMALGLSDIKAQMGGLVYRGFVTGNGFKRLGDTLRYLHAIEKRLEKLAIDPHRDRAQMLKVESVQQAWQQWLNKLPPARRDDDDVQEIRWMIEELRVSFFAQQLGTPYPISDKRVLQAMEQISA from the coding sequence ATGACAGAACAACAAAAACTCACCTTCGCGACGTTGAATCAGCAGCTCGATGCATTAACGCTGCGCGATAAACAGCGCTTTGCCCGTCGCCTGCACGGTGTGAAGAAGGTTAAAAATCCTGATGCACAACAGGCCATTTACCAGGAAATGGCGAAAGAGATTGAACAGGCAGCAGGTAAAGTCCTGCTGCGCGAAGCCGCACGCCCGGACATTACCTATCCGGATAACCTGCCGGTTAGCCAGAAGAAACAGGATATTCTTGAGGCGGTGCGCGACAACCAGGTGGTGATTGTCGCCGGGGAAACGGGTTCCGGGAAAACCACCCAGTTGCCGAAGATTTGTATGGAGCTGGGGCGCGGAATCAAAGGGCTGATTGGCCATACCCAGCCGCGTCGTCTGGCGGCGCGTACCGTGGCGAACCGTATAGCGGAAGAGCTGAAAACAGAGCCGGGTGGTTGCATCGGTTATAAAGTTCGTTTTAGCGATCACGTCAGCGACAACACCACGGTTAAGCTGATGACCGACGGTATTCTGCTGGCGGAAATCCAGCAGGACCGCCTGCTGATGCAGTACGACACCATCATTATCGATGAAGCGCACGAACGCAGTCTGAACATCGACTTTTTGCTCGGTTACCTGAAAGAGCTGCTGCCGCGCCGCCCCGATCTCAAAATTATCATCACTTCCGCGACCATCGACCCGGAACGCTTCTCGCGCCACTTTAATAATGCGCCGATTATCGAAGTTTCAGGGCGTACCTACCCGGTGGAAGTGCGCTATCGCCCGATTGTCGAAGAGGCGGATGACACCGAACGTGACCAGTTGCAGGCCATTTTTGATGCTGTAGACGAACTGGGGCGGGAAAGTGCGGGCGACATTCTGATCTTTATGAGCGGTGAGCGTGAAATTCGCGATACCGCCGATGCGCTCAGCAAACGGGATCTGCGCCATACGGAGATCCTGCCGCTGTATGCGCGACTCTCCAACAGTGAACAGAATCGCGTCTTCCAGTCGCATAGCGGGCGTCGCATCGTGCTGGCGACCAACGTTGCGGAAACCTCGCTGACCGTGCCGGGCATAAAATACGTTATTGACCCAGGCACCGCGCGTATTAGCCGCTACAGCTTCCGTACCAAAGTGCAGCGTCTGCCGATTGAACCTGTTTCGCAGGCATCCGCAAACCAGCGTAAAGGCCGCTGTGGGCGTGTCTCGGAAGGGATCTGTATTCGACTCTATTCGGAAGATGATTTCCTGTCGCGCCCGGAATTTACCGATCCGGAAATTCTGCGTACCAACCTGGCATCGGTTATTTTACAGATGACCGCGCTGGGGCTCGGAGATATCGCCGCCTTCCCGTTTGTGGAAGCGCCGGATAAACGCAATATTCAGGATGGCGTGCGTCTGCTCGAAGAGCTGGGCGCCATCACCACGGACGAACAGCAAACCGCCTATAAACTGACGCCGCTGGGCCGCCAGCTGTCACAGTTGCCGGTTGACCCGCGTCTGGCGCGTATGGTGCTGGAAGCGCAAAAACACGGTTGCGTGCGCGAGGCAATGATAATTACCTCGGCCTTGTCTATTCAGGACCCGCGTGAGCGCCCGATGGACAAACAGCAAGCCTCGGACGAAAAACATCGCCGTTTCCACGACAAAGAATCTGACTTCCTCGCCTTTGTGAACCTGTGGAATTACCTCGGCGAGCAGCAAAAAGCGCTGTCATCGAATGCGTTCCGCCGCCAGTGCCGCACGGATTTCCTCAACTATCTGCGCGTGCGCGAATGGCAGGATATTTACACCCAGCTGCGCCAGGTGGTGAAAGAACTGGGTATTCCGGTCAACAGCGAACCGGCTGAATATCGCGAAATCCATATCGCGCTGCTCACCGGCCTGCTTTCCCATATCGGCATGAAAGACGCTGATAAACAGGAATTTACCGGCGCACGCAATGCGCGCTTTTCGATATTCCCCGGTTCCGGTTTATTCAAAAAACCGCCGAAATGGACCATGGTTGCCGAACTGGTGGAAACCAGCCGCCTGTGGGGGCGTATCGCTGCGCGCATCGACCCGGAATGGGTAGAGCCGGTTGCCCAGCATCTGATCAAACGGTCGTACAGTGAACCACACTGGGAGCGGGCACAGGGTGCGGTGATGGCGACAGAAAAAGTCACCGTTTACGGGCTGCCGATTGTCGCCGCGCGTAAGGTGAACTACAGCCAGATTGACCCGGCGCTGTGTCGTGAGCTCTTTATTCGCCACGCGCTGGTGGAAGGTGACTGGCAGACGCGTCATGCATTCTTCCGCGATAACCTGAAACTGCGCAGTGAAATTGAAGAACTTGAGCACAAATCGCGCCGTCGCGACATTCTGGTTGATGACGAAACGCTGTTTGAGTTTTACGACCAGCGCATCAGCCACGACGTGATCTCCGCCCGACACTTTGATAACTGGTGGAAAAAGGCCAGCCGCGAAACGCCGGATTTGCTCAACTTTGAAAAGAGCATGCTGATTAAAGAGGGGGCGGAGAAAGTCAGCAAGCTGGACTACCCGAACTTCTGGCATCAGGGCAATCTCAAGCTGCGCCTGAGCTATCAGTTTGAACCTGGTGCGGATGCGGACGGCGTGACCGTACATATTCCGCTGCCGTTGCTCAACCAGGTGGAAGAGAGCGGGTTCGAGTGGCAGATCCCTGGCCTGCGTCGTGAACTGATTATCGCACTGATAAAATCGCTGCCGAAACCAGTACGCCGTAATTTTGTGCCTGCGCCAAATTACGCTGAAGCGTTCTTAGGCCGCGCCACACCGCTGGAGCTGCCGCTGCTCGATAGCCTGGAGCGCGAACTGCGCCGTATGACCGGGGTCACCGTTGACCGCGACGCCTGGCAGTGGGATCAGGTACCCGATCACCTGAAAATCACTTTCCGTGTAGTGGATGACAAAAACAAGAAACTTCAGGAAGGGCGTTCCCTTCAGGCGCTGAAAGACACGCTTAAAGGGAAAGTTCAGGAAACGCTTTCCGCCGTTGCCGATGATGGTATTGAGCAAAGCGGGCTGCATATCTGGAGTTTCGGTAATTTGCCGGATCACTACGAGCAGAAGCGTGGCAACTACAAAGTGAAGGCCTGGCCGGCGCTGGTGGACGAGCGTGAAAGCGTGGCGATTAAGCTTTTCGATAACCCGCAGGAACAGCAGCAGGCGATGTGGCGTGGTTTGCGCCGCCTGCTGCTGCTGAACATTCCGTCGCCAATTAAGTATCTGCACGAGAAATTGCCGAACAAAGCCAAACTGGGGCTCTACTTTAACCCGTACGGTAAAGTGCTGGATCTCATTGATGACTGCATCTCCTGTGGTGTTGATAAGCTTATCGATGAAGCGGGCGGCCCGGTATGGACCGAGGAAGGGTTCACGAAGCTGCATGATAAAGTACGTGCTGAACTGAACGAAACCGTCGTCGAAATCGCCAAACAGGTCGAGCAGATCCTCACGGCGGTATTCAATATCAACAAACGCCTGAAAGGGCGTGTGGATATGACCATGGCGCTGGGGCTGTCGGATATCAAAGCGCAGATGGGTGGGCTGGTTTATCGCGGGTTTGTCACCGGCAACGGTTTCAAACGCCTGGGCGACACGCTGCGCTATTTGCACGCGATTGAGAAACGACTGGAAAAACTGGCCATCGACCCGCACCGTGACCGTGCGCAAATGCTGAAGGTGGAAAGCGTACAGCAGGCCTGGCAGCAGTGGTTAAATAAACTGCCGCCGGCGCGTCGGGATGATGATGATGTACAGGAGATCCGCTGGATGATTGAAGAGCTGCGCGTCAGTTTCTTTGCTCAGCAGTTGGGTACACCGTACCCCATTTCCGATAAACGCGTGTTGCAGGCGATGGAGCAGATTAGCGCGTAA
- the azoR gene encoding FMN-dependent NADH-azoreductase, which produces MSKVLVLKSSILAGYSQSNQLSDYFVEQWREKHSADEITVRDLAANPVPVLDGELVGALRPSDSPLTPRQQEALALSDELIAELKAHDVIVIAAPMYNFNISTQLKNYFDLVARAGVTFRYTEKGPEGLVTGKKTVVITSRGGIHKDTPTDQVTPYLSTFLGFIGLTDVKFVFAEGIAYGPEMAAKAQEDAKAAIDTIVAA; this is translated from the coding sequence ATGAGCAAAGTATTGGTTCTGAAATCCAGCATCCTGGCAGGCTACTCCCAGTCTAATCAGCTGTCCGACTATTTTGTTGAGCAGTGGCGTGAAAAACACAGCGCGGACGAAATCACCGTTCGTGACCTGGCCGCTAACCCGGTGCCGGTACTGGATGGCGAACTGGTTGGCGCACTGCGTCCGAGCGATTCCCCGCTGACGCCGCGTCAACAGGAAGCACTGGCGCTGTCTGACGAGCTAATTGCTGAACTGAAAGCCCACGACGTTATCGTGATTGCAGCGCCGATGTACAACTTCAACATCTCTACTCAGTTGAAAAACTATTTTGACCTGGTTGCTCGTGCTGGCGTGACCTTCCGTTACACCGAGAAAGGTCCTGAAGGCCTGGTTACCGGTAAGAAAACCGTGGTGATCACCAGCCGTGGCGGCATCCATAAAGATACCCCGACCGATCAGGTGACGCCGTACCTGTCCACCTTCCTGGGCTTTATCGGCCTGACCGACGTGAAATTCGTCTTTGCGGAAGGCATCGCTTACGGCCCGGAAATGGCGGCCAAAGCGCAGGAAGATGCGAAAGCAGCCATCGACACTATCGTTGCCGCATAA